A stretch of DNA from Augochlora pura isolate Apur16 chromosome 8, APUR_v2.2.1, whole genome shotgun sequence:
ACGTTTAGAATAATTGAGTTTCACCGAAACAATTATTGATATTCTCttacttaatatataatataatataataaaagtatatcattataacatatttatgtCTCGCGTGGCCTCCCGTACATACATGGCTTGCCCCCACCTCTTCGATAGCCTATTTTCTTGACTATACTGACCCTCTTTGAACCAAAGCTGTGTGCGTTTGTTACAGTGCCACAGCTGGGCGCGTTGCTAATCACCACCGAGTTCGGCAAGATACGATGCGAGCCGAACGAGATATGCGTGATCCAGCAGGGTATGCGGTTCCACGTGACGGTGTTCGGCCCGTCGCGGGGATACATTCTCGAAGTGTTCGACGGACACTTTCAGCTGCCCGAACTGGGTCCGATAGGTAATCGCGGAATCTTCTCGAGCGAGAGATCGTTGTTTTTCAAACGCGCTGTCGCTATCGTTTTGCCGGGGCAGGAGCGAACGGTCTGGCGAATCCGAGGGACTTTCAAACGCCAGTCGCCCGATACGAGGACCGCGAGACCGGTTACAAGATCTTCAGCAAGTTCCAGGGCAAGTTGTTCGTCGCCGAGCAACGGCACAGTCCCTTCGACGTGGTAGCTTGGCACGGAAATTACGTCCCTTACAAATACAATCTAGACAGATTCATGATCGTTAATTCGGTCTCCTTCGATCATTGCGTACGTATCGCGATCGTTTCTGGCGCGTCGATCGCTTAAACCGACAACATGAATCGTTTTCATTCCAGGACCCCTCCATCTTCACCGTTCTGACGTGCCCGTCGTTGAAGCCTGGAACAGCGGCGGCCGATTTTGTCATCTTCCCGCCCCGATGGTCCGTGCAAGAACACACTTTTCGTCCGCCCTACTACCATCGTAAGTGAAACGTCGCGTATTTCGTTCGAAACAAACGAACTTGAGAAACACACCCGTTTCCATTTCTTTGTGCTTTTTCACTTTCTCGGCTAGTCGCTCAGCCGCCTGCCCGGTTGCCCAGTTGCCCGCTTTCTCGGTTTCCCGCTTTCCCGCTTTCCCGCTGAAACGTAAATAACGAGGCGTGGAGTAAACCGCTCGGCTCGTTCCGTCCTTTCCTTTACCACCGCGATTCGCTGTCAATTGAGCGATTCGCTGACGAGTGCTCCCCACCCCGACCGCCGCTCGCCATGCTAGACCGCTTCTAAAAATCGCAGAGCCGCGAGACATCGGTGAAAACTTGAAATTTTCTCCAATTACATCGATCgacttcctttttctttcacgaCGATAATTCTTGCGTTTCTTGCGCTGGCGAACGTGCAATTCCATCCAGTCCCCCTCCCGCCGTTGCCCTGATCGTCGTTGATCGTCGCCGATCGCCAGCTGCTACctctcttttctattttaccgTTCCCGTCGTTGAACGGCCGCGTATCGAACGCATCTGCGCGAGCGAACGTCACTTGACGCCGACGACTTTGACCCTCAGGAAATTGTATGAGCGAGTTCATGGGCCTCGTGAAGGGACACTACGAAGCCAAAGAGGAAAGTTTTCATCCGGGCGGTGCGACGCTGCATTCGATTATGACGCCTCACGGGCCGGATGCGCGCTGTTTCGAAACCGCTTCGAGCTGCGAGCTCGGGCCCGAGCGCATCGCTGACGGAACCATGGCTTTCATGTTCGAGACCTGTTACAGTTTGGTGGTCACCGAATGGGCAACCACGGTTTCCAACAAACTCGACCACGATTACAACAAGTGCTGGGAACCTCTTAAGAAGCACTTCGACCCGAACGCCAAGCCCGAAATCACCGTGCCTTGATCGCTCGCCGTCGTTTCCCTCAAATGTGTAACGTGCCGCGACTAAACATCACCTTTCTATGTGTATTTTCGTACCTGTAAACCATGCTccagtaaataaatgataaacaaGTACTACATACGATTGCTAGTAGCATACAGATTATTCCATAAATTGAATCTAATCGTAGCGTACGAGACTCGtcgaatttatatgtatatggttACAGTTTACTGTGGCCTGGATAGGCCCGCCAGATGTTATTTGGCAACTACTCTCCAGAGAGAACCACTACGAAGAGAACCACCGACTTAGATGTTACGTCGGAACGACTTGGAAAAACCCTGCCCTCGACTTTTACGTCTCATTGGACAAGTTGGATCTACCTGTTAAGGAAGCGACTCGTTTAGTCAACTCTGGTCGTCGCTTAGCGCCGGCCAGGGTTGTCCAGCGGGGACCACGAGGAGGTAGAGTCGCCGGCATAAGCCCGATCCCGTGCAGGTTGGCGGCAGACGAGGCTGCTACCGACAAAGCCCTACTGCTTCGGCACCGAAGTGCCGCCTGCTACCGCAGTCAGGGCTTGTATATGGTTACATAAGAAACAGGTAcatttctttgaattattattgcaaataattcgCCACACTGATTGCTCATTGTAGCTATAAATAATACGTACCGCGATAACTACGAGATACGATGCAAACGTCTGCAAGAATCtgttgctttataaaatttaaatatagcgCTGTTCTTCGTAGCGGCAAAATTCTCAAACTAGTAGCCAATTACCAACTGAGAAAAGCGACAACTCGCGTACCGATGGCGTCACTCGTGGCAAAACGTTGAAACTGGTAGTCAATTACTGTCTAAGAAAACCGTCAGACCTGTggagattttatgcaaataaattatataatttaaatatttcctttcaacacttataattcaattaagtATTTGCTAAAACTGCTTTAAATGTAACTTAAAAGTATCCTAAAACTGTTCCAAAACTGCTCCCGCATTATGTCCTCCCTTTGACATTGACTATCAGGGCAGCTCTGTGAATCATTAGCCAATCAGAGCACATCAgagaaattactatttaatattatagacgCGGGAAAACGCTAAGCCGAGAATTGCTGAGTTCAAGCTGGGTTCCCAACATCCCGACCGTTCGTGAAATTTCCACCCAAGAATAGTAGTGTTTACTGATACTTTTGTGTAACTAATGGTGTTAGAGATTCTGCTCGAAATCAGCTCCAAAAGGCGGAGAGAAGATCTTACAAATGGGATGGGATGATTCCACTGGATTGCCAATGATAATCTAACAACCAATCCCATTTATAATTCTTCCACTCCTACTTTCCTGTGAGATAGTCGTATGTAAAGCGGTCAGGTGCTGGCAGTCCTGATTTCAAATCTCGATCTATGTATAATCTACGGTTGTATAACTGTCGTATAACCAATAACGTACAATATACACTTCCGTTTTTAATTTGTGTTTAACCTAAAAAGAGTTtgacgaattaattttccaacgaaattaaatatttccatgaAGATTtcagtgaaataattaaatatgaggACTGCTCCCGATCCAAAAGACGTACAGGTATCGCATGTTAACTTTTAATAATGCAACTGTTAATGCTAGCTTTATATGTTATAACCTTAACGAAACTATTTTTGACTcgaatatgaataaaatgcgTCATTTTTTagtctttaaattaataaaatatatcgaatgTAATAAGCCTTTTCGTATTCTGATTTTATTCtcgtaaatgtatataaatacatcTGTTTtgtaattctgaaaaatttattttaatatatctttttttcagGAATTCCAATTTAAACAATCGTGCATATCCCAAATTTTAGATGGATATAAATCTGTACCAGTTGCCTGCAGTCTTATTACTGCAGACAAGAAGAGAGGTTTATTATATGCAGgtcaaaataacaaaattgttgtattGAAACCTGGAGAAGATAGTGATCCAGAATGGAAATTCGAAGTAGAgacaacaataattatttgtaaattaatgcTTAACTGTGATTGTTCCTACTTAGCAGTAGTACCACAAGGACCATctgttttaatttacaatgtaCAAGCCCTTAGCAAAAGTGTAAGtgacataaatatattatccttaaacattattaaaaacactactggtaatattttaaccattgcaattgttttacttgtagaatttacatttattacatgAAATCAGGATTAGTACATCCAGCATGGAGGTCTTTGCAAATGATGTACAATGGAACCCAACTGTCCCAGGAATGTTATGTACAGTAGCTAGTGATTACACAGTCGGtagttttcaaataaaagatgAGAAGACACTAGAATTGAAagctttagaaaaattaaatggtcTAGATGCCTTAAGCGCAGCTTGGAGCCCTAAAGGAAAACAAATAGTTATTGGTTgcaaaaatggaaatattgtgcAATTGAAACCAGACTTGAAAGTAGCTAGAATGATACCTGGTCCTAATCCATACATTGGAGAAgttgtttccattttatggaTCAGCAATTATCAGTTCTGTGCTGCTTACTTAGGTAGCGAACAGAGGATTAATGTTCTTATTGTTGATGCTCCTAAAGGCGAAACAAACGCTATTTTTACATGTTACGAAGACATCACATATGGTTTAACATATGCAGAAGGAGAAAGAATGTCAACACGTTACTTCTTTGATCATGTGCCGGAATGGGGTTTAATTATCGCTGCTAGTAGCAATAGTAGTGAAATTGCAGTATTGGGAACCACAGATGGAGGTGCCTCTTGGTGCCAATGGCAACTAGTTGATAGCCGCAGGGCTCAATTGCCGTTTGTTCATACCACAGAAAGTTACCCAGTGGGCGTAGCTATAGATAAATCTCCTGTCCGAAAATTACAATGGGGAGCTGATTCTGTTTTACCTATTCCAGTTCCTATATTACATATTCTGGCAACGTCCGGTCAACTCTGTAGTTTTCATATGGTGAATTTGGCGCCCAATTGTCCTGCTATTAACTCTCCACCtacagaaattgtttcaactCCACCACAACAACATTACAATCCCGTTTTGACAGACACATCTCTTGTCATGAATGGTATGATAACAAGTACTCCATGTCCAAAGCAAATGGACAGTATTATCAAACGACAGAAACCGACTTCTACAAAAGACTTCTTTGAGAAGATGTCTCTTCTGCAGCAGCCATCTGAAAAACAGGAGCAAAAAGTCGAAATTTCAAACGTGGAAGTTAAGGTAGAACCACCTAAAGAATCTCATTTGCAGGAGCCTCCAAAACCGGATATTAAATTGGCACCAGTTAAAAAAGCAATTCCACAAGAACCTGTGCAAGAGCAAGAACCAAGTGTTGAGGATGAGATTAGAGATATTCGTGCTTTTATAGAAGaacgtaatttatttgaaaaggAATTGCGCAAccgattaaaatttcaaacttgGGAATGCGGTACAGAAGAGGAGCGCCAAAAACTTGTAGATACCTCTAATACAGTCGATAAATTTCTCAGAGAACTGAGAGAAACGACGAATAGTTTATCAAGTGACATCGCATACTTAAAAGCATTACTGCTGCAATCGTTTGCTTGGGTCGAAGAAACCAAATCTAAGAATTCAGCCAGCATGGATTTCACTACTAGAAATTGTGGAGACAACAATAAGATATCTGATCTACAAAACCTCTATTATTATACTCAAACGCAACTTAACCAAACTAGTAAGATCTTTGATTTAGAATGGTctgattataaaattcaagaaaagtCGCGAATGAAAATTCCCCATTTGGAATGTGTGTATCAAAATCTTGTActgcataataaaataattcggcAGGAAAAAAGCAAAGtagaacaattgaaaaaacaGTGGAAATTACTTACCCgtagtaacaatatatttggATTGAATCGttcattatcaaatttaaGTATAACGTCGTCAAAATCATCAATTTCTCTTCCAAGAAATGCAGGAATCATAGAAGCTCGTTGCAAAGCTATTGCATTGAAAACATTGAGTTTTACTAAAGCAAAGCAAATTAAGCTAAGGGAATATATGTCTAATTCTACTCCAAGAATTATAAAACCTGTAAATCCATCACCGATTCAATATCGTTTGGAAGCAACTTTGTCTTCCTTAGCTTCGCTGAATACTACACCCATGGAGATAAAAAATGAGATAGAATCACCTGCCTCAAAACAGACTCCGGTTGCTAAACAGACCACTACTGAGAAGCCAAAGCAACAAAGTCCTTTAGCTTCACTGAATAGCATTGTTGCAAGAATCGGTACAAATGAAATCAATAATGTACCAATGCAAAGTAAAATACAGACAAAACAGCCCACCTATACTGTGGCTTTCCCTGTTACAGCTGGAACTAAACCCCtacagacagagaaaaagtCAAGTCCACCAGTGACTCTTGCCACAAATCAAATTAGTAAATCAAACGATATGGTTACATCAAGCCAAGCTAATACCCTAATCCTTAATGTACCAAGTACAGTCAAGTCATTCCCTAAAGTTGATTCCATTACGTTTGGTACACCAGGACAGAAACCTGAAGAaactattttacaaaaatttacacCCAAAGAATCTGGTGTCAAATCTAGCAAAGATATCGTATCGAGTAGTGATCCTACAAAAGTACAAAGCAACCTGTTTAATACCAGTGCACTGAAAGATGTATTATCAACAGATACGTCCTCGACAAAAGTACAGGAAATCAATTTGAATGCTTCGTTGAAATTTGGGCTTGCAACGACAACAACGCCAATTACAAAAACCGACGCTGCAGCTACATTTAGCTTTGCTACTCCGAATACTGCAGCTGCAATTGTTAAAAGCACTTCGCAGACTATGATGCCGCAATCAACGGTCGcacaaacattttcttttgcTTCGAAACCATCAGCTCTTACGAGTTCATTCAGTCTGAAAATACCACAAACTGCAACAACAGCGCCTCAGACACAAGAATCGTTGAATTTAACTGGTTTATTTACAGGGTTACAGAGCAATAATCAAACATCTGTATCTAGCAATAATCTGAATGCCGATTCAAAGTTCAACTATAAACCTACATTTGGAACACCTGGCTTTCAGATGTCATTGGGGCAGATATCTATAGGTCTAGCAAGTGGAACTCCTACATCAGAAACTATTACAACTAAAACTATTACTCCATCTGTTACTATCGAAAAAGTTGCTTCTCCAGAATCGAAAGCTCCTACTTTTCCTAGTCCTGTGCAAGCTGTACCTGcaactactactactactaccgCCATTACTACTCCTTCACTGTTTGGGGATCAATCTGGCACATcaaatgtttctatatttgGCGGGATGTCGAGTTCTACTACACCAACCACATCAACTGTTGCTGCTACAATCAGTGGTACAGGCTTTGGAAGTCAAACTGCAACAACAATGCCAATGTCGATATTTGGTGACTTCAAAACCACTCCCACAACTAGTACAACTACAGTTACGACGACATCTAGTACTGCCTCTTCGTTTCAAACTTCTCTACCACAATCTACGTTTGGAGAGGCTGCCACAAATTTGTCCCCTGCAAGTACTGCCAGCGTTAACAGCAGCAGTACTCCATCTACATTGACCTTTAATACTGCGACAACAACCTCTGTTACTTCACCATTTGGAAAATCATCTGCTCTCACAATGACCACTCAATTTCCAAGTACACCGGCTGTTTCTTCTGCAGCAAACACCTTTGGAACCCCAATTATCAGTCCTGCTTCCATACCTTTTGGAAGTTTTACGAATACATCTATATTCGGTGGTGTGCCAACTACTACGGCGAGTACTTCAATATTTAGCGGAAGTAACACTAATTCTATTTTTGGTGGAAACACTCAAGCATCGCCTTCTGGTTCCATCTTTGGAGGAAATGCAACTACAATGAACAGCTTTAGTACGCCTCAAAAATCTCTTTTTGACAATAACGCTCAAAAATCTGGTTCAATATTTGATGGAACTCCGAACACTGAGTTCCAATATCTCTATCAACAGCCATCTACTATATTTGAAGGTAGTGGTTCTTCGATGGGTATGGAACAACCTGTACTTGGTGCACAATCTGGTTTTGGACAAGCACCTGCGTTTGGTACAAAGCCAGTATTTGGGTCAGCACCATCATTTGGTTCTACGAAGCCAATTTTTGGTGATGCATTCGGAGCGACAGCGTTTGGCGCTACTCCAGCTGCTCCAGGTAACTAATTCGGATTATGTTATTTTCTGTccattcttatttataaaaactaatGATACAAATTAAAACAGCTTTCGGAAGCCCACCACCGATGAACAGCCCTCCAGCAATAGATAATAACGCATCTAAAGTTTTTGGAGCCGTAGGAGGTAACAGTACGTTTGAATCTTTGGCTACTCAATCCGGCGGGCTTACTTTTAGTAGTTTAGCTCAAAAGAGTCCAGAAGCAGAAAAACCTCCGTCGTTCAGCGGGTAACTAGATAACGATTTCAAAccttaaaacattattatttacaagtaGTTTACCAACTAacgtattcttttttttttagtggAAGTTCTTTCTCGAGTTGGCGGTAGTACATCAATATCCTAAGTTGAATACAGCAATCAAATTTGTCatacaaattgtttattcaaCAAGAGACTCGCAACATCCCAATCAGATAAAATCATGTATTTATAATGtcttattattagttatatcGCGAACGATGATGATTTTAAACCATCTTTCagaattgtattatacaaaCATGAAATGTGATttagtttatttcttttagaatattgtataaaacattCTTGCcgttgtataaaaatatcattagaTACCTCTCTTTACTGGTTTTGGTGCTATCGACACTTTGGTCGGTTTGCAGAGATCAATGATACACGGATCGTCGAGTGCCGCTGATGGTACGAGAAGCGCAAGAGATATTTCTACGTTGCACGCTTCCATCCAAACTTGATGAGACAAAAGAACGGTGGTCTTCAGTCTGTAATCATTTTGTTCCGTATTTTGTAACCGTAGATCAGACTGTCGTGGCAACAGTAACTGGACTTGTTGATCAGGATGTCTCAGTTTAACGCGGAGTATACTCGGGTCTCTCAAGTTCAATAGCTTAGCTGTTAACGGGATGCCCAGTAAAAGACCCCCGGTGAATTTCAACGCGGCATCAGCGTCTCCTCTAGGTTCTTCTATGATTGCTCTGCAGAATCGTGTCGACACCGATGGCCTCGGTAGTCGTTCTTCACCTTGTGCCGCAGGTGTTAAAAGTAACGGTAATAGTAACCGCGTTAATGATCCTGGTTTAACATCAGCTAATGTCGGGATTTGAAGTACAAGAGTTCTAGAAAATGTCGGCAACTTGGACGTATCTTGCGGTAGGGTGTCTGCTTCAGAAAGAAAGTATCGGGTCAGTGGAAGAGCACTCCTTCCAGTCACGcttcttgtgactcgtatcAGTTCAACTGCCAAGGCTTTTAGCCACAAGTCAATGGCTAGCATCGTATCGATTTCACCTAGTCCACTAAACAGTCGTTGCAgtctaaaaattttgtttattaggAAAACTATCATTTTGTAGGTAATAGtaaaacatgtaaaatatttcatacttttgCGTATTTCGAAGAAGAACCGAAACGTTGGTCGTAGTGTTTGGAAATGGACTGGTTGATATAGAATTTGCAGAGGACATCGAAAATTCTCTTAAAACTGATTTTAGAAGTAATAAACAACGTATGTAAAGAGCGGTGAATCGCGCTGCTCCTTCCATACGATAGTCCATTTCTGCCAGACGATCTAAATCAATGGCTGCAGCTTCTAGGAGCTGAGTATGAACTCTACCACCTGGTCTTGCATTTTCAACACCTGTGACTACcttttccaaaaattcttttcctcGCTCAGTCTCCTCATCAGTTTTGTCATCCCTTTCAAAACCTGGTCCGCTAGTTATAGCTGGCCGTAATCGTGGAACTAGATGCGGCATTGTGTCCCGCAAGTAATGATAGTGTTTAGATGTGTGCTCTGTGAAAAGAGCGTGCATGCTTGGACAATGGAACGCCGCGTTAAATATCATTACCAACACACTTGCATCTATTATTTGTAGTTATGGATCTTGTCACGAAAATAATACTGTCGGAGAagatttattacttattaagaATAGCTAGTAAAAGGATACAAGAGGGTTCATCCACATCCGGTTCCGGTGTGTCAAAGAATGGGTGGCGACCAAGAAGCTGGGGTACTAAAGGCAACGTCAAATATGGATGCGATGCTCCCAATGCTGCTAAGCAGCTTCTAATACTCTCTCTATCTTGCGGATAACGAGTTAAGTTTTCGAGAAGACGATTTACACACATGTACAAACAATTTCTTGTAGCTAGTCGGCTAGCAGCTAAAGTGGCGTGCAGACCTTCTCGTACCTCGCCTGAAAAATCTTCTAGAGCACCTAATATCGTTTCCAGTTGGTCCTCACGAAGCGTTACACTTGCAGATATTCTCCTTAATGACTCGATAGCCCTTAATCTTACATCTTGAATTTCATCATTGAACATATCTACCATAAAGTCCAGAGCAACCCTAGCTATAGTCGGTTGTTCTAAAGACAACGTACAAAGCGCTTCGACTGCTGCTGTTCGcacctaaaaataattcattacacaaatcgaatatatttattcctgtaaacatatataaaagtTGCATGCTACCTCTAAAAACTCGTCTTCCAGTCCGTGAATAAATGCACCGCAAGATCCACTCTTCTCTTCGACTTCTGGCCTATCTGCTTCCacgattttttgttttttgtctAATGCTTGCTCGATGTATCGTTGAGATACTCCTTTCATTGAGCCTAGCAGCGTCATTGCCGACGTTCTGACTCTTGGTGATAAATCACCCATAAAACTGCAGATTTGAGAGAATGCACAGTCTACCATGCGTGTGTCTTCTCCATCTGAACCCATAATCATGCTGAAaaacaattctattaataCAAGTTTAGTGTAATTTTgtaccaaaattatattttagtactTTTCAGGATATTCTCTTCCTAACAGCCATATCAATTTTAGAACTGCACGTCGTACGATTTCATAATCATCCCTAAGTGCGGCACAAGCTTCTCCAAAGAAACTCGCCGGTAATCTGCATCCCCTATGAGAATGAAGTTCTGCCATTGTTTCAAATGCTTGAGCACGAACTCTTGGATCTTGAGAACGTGCATAGTTGCCAACGAATATTAATGTGTCATCTGCAGTATTTGCAGTCAAGTATCTACCAATAATAGAAAGGCAACGTGTTTGCACACCATGCCAGGTGTCTGGTAAATGTTCacgagcaatttttaaaacaagacTCCTAAAAGAatatcaattgttttattattatacaaaaataaatgcacatatatatgtttatgaaATACCTATGAAATTCTCCTAGTTTTAACAAAGTTGCTAAGCCTTGGCTCTTTACTCTATGGGATTCTTCATTCCTCAAAAGCTCAGCAGTTTCATTAACAATTCTGGTCTTCTCTGCAGAATCATGTGTTATTTCTCCTAGTTCTGCAAATATCCAAAAAATCTTAGCCCGAACTGCTGCTTCTGTTTCAATAGCGAATCTTTCTGATAACTTTTTTACAACTGTTGGAACTTCTTCTGGAGGAATGTAAGCTATGGTATCGGATATACGGACAAGCAGTTGTAAAGCATCATTGCCACATTTACATTTCTCTAAACATTCTATATAAGCTAAAGCAGAACTTCCTTCTGTTCCATTCTTACTCCCTGATGTAGAAGCTAAACGTAGTGTTTTTAACCTTTTTAATGGTGGTTCAGTGACAACCTACACAAGATATCATTgaatgaacaaattaaatccaagaaatattaaataggaAACAATATAGTATACCTGACTCTGTGTAAACTCTGCTAGAACTCTTTTTTTGATTAAAGCTGCCATATTAACGAAGTATtatacatttgtttgtttggaaaatataaatcaggTTATGTTCTCTAATGCTTATAATCATCCAGACTATAATTCCAGGTGTCTATGAATCTAAAAGATAAAACTTTATATAAAACTCGAgaattatcatatatatattaac
This window harbors:
- the Hgo gene encoding homogentisate 1,2-dioxygenase; this translates as MKDDLKYLSGFGCDFTSEDDRCPGALPVGQNNPQRCPYELYAEQLSGSAFTAPRSSNKRSWLYRIRPSVVHEPFIPVTGLSELEYNWDTVRSTPNQLRWKPFSVPSRQAADVDFIDGLHTVCGAGDCRMRQGVAIHVYLCNASMGDRALYNADGDFLIVPQLGALLITTEFGKIRCEPNEICVIQQGMRFHVTVFGPSRGYILEVFDGHFQLPELGPIGANGLANPRDFQTPVARYEDRETGYKIFSKFQGKLFVAEQRHSPFDVVAWHGNYVPYKYNLDRFMIVNSVSFDHCDPSIFTVLTCPSLKPGTAAADFVIFPPRWSVQEHTFRPPYYHRNCMSEFMGLVKGHYEAKEESFHPGGATLHSIMTPHGPDARCFETASSCELGPERIADGTMAFMFETCYSLVVTEWATTVSNKLDHDYNKCWEPLKKHFDPNAKPEITVP
- the Ints4 gene encoding integrator complex subunit 4 — protein: MAALIKKRVLAEFTQSQVVTEPPLKRLKTLRLASTSGSKNGTEGSSALAYIECLEKCKCGNDALQLLVRISDTIAYIPPEEVPTVVKKLSERFAIETEAAVRAKIFWIFAELGEITHDSAEKTRIVNETAELLRNEESHRVKSQGLATLLKLGEFHRSLVLKIAREHLPDTWHGVQTRCLSIIGRYLTANTADDTLIFVGNYARSQDPRVRAQAFETMAELHSHRGCRLPASFFGEACAALRDDYEIVRRAVLKLIWLLGREYPENMIMGSDGEDTRMVDCAFSQICSFMGDLSPRVRTSAMTLLGSMKGVSQRYIEQALDKKQKIVEADRPEVEEKSGSCGAFIHGLEDEFLEVRTAAVEALCTLSLEQPTIARVALDFMVDMFNDEIQDVRLRAIESLRRISASVTLREDQLETILGALEDFSGEVREGLHATLAASRLATRNCLYMCVNRLLENLTRYPQDRESIRSCLAALGASHPYLTLPLVPQLLGRHPFFDTPEPDVDEPSYASVLVMIFNAAFHCPSMHALFTEHTSKHYHYLRDTMPHLVPRLRPAITSGPGFERDDKTDEETERGKEFLEKVVTGVENARPGGRVHTQLLEAAAIDLDRLAEMDYRMEGAARFTALYIRCLLLLKSVLREFSMSSANSISTSPFPNTTTNVSVLLRNTQKLQRLFSGLGEIDTMLAIDLWLKALAVELIRVTRSVTGRSALPLTRYFLSEADTLPQDTSKLPTFSRTLVLQIPTLADVKPGSLTRLLLPLLLTPAAQGEERLPRPSVSTRFCRAIIEEPRGDADAALKFTGGLLLGIPLTAKLLNLRDPSILRVKLRHPDQQVQLLLPRQSDLRLQNTEQNDYRLKTTVLLSHQVWMEACNVEISLALLVPSAALDDPCIIDLCKPTKVSIAPKPVKRGI
- the Nup214 gene encoding nuclear pore complex protein Nup214 yields the protein MRTAPDPKDVQEFQFKQSCISQILDGYKSVPVACSLITADKKRGLLYAGQNNKIVVLKPGEDSDPEWKFEVETTIIICKLMLNCDCSYLAVVPQGPSVLIYNVQALSKSNLHLLHEIRISTSSMEVFANDVQWNPTVPGMLCTVASDYTVGSFQIKDEKTLELKALEKLNGLDALSAAWSPKGKQIVIGCKNGNIVQLKPDLKVARMIPGPNPYIGEVVSILWISNYQFCAAYLGSEQRINVLIVDAPKGETNAIFTCYEDITYGLTYAEGERMSTRYFFDHVPEWGLIIAASSNSSEIAVLGTTDGGASWCQWQLVDSRRAQLPFVHTTESYPVGVAIDKSPVRKLQWGADSVLPIPVPILHILATSGQLCSFHMVNLAPNCPAINSPPTEIVSTPPQQHYNPVLTDTSLVMNGMITSTPCPKQMDSIIKRQKPTSTKDFFEKMSLLQQPSEKQEQKVEISNVEVKVEPPKESHLQEPPKPDIKLAPVKKAIPQEPVQEQEPSVEDEIRDIRAFIEERNLFEKELRNRLKFQTWECGTEEERQKLVDTSNTVDKFLRELRETTNSLSSDIAYLKALLLQSFAWVEETKSKNSASMDFTTRNCGDNNKISDLQNLYYYTQTQLNQTSKIFDLEWSDYKIQEKSRMKIPHLECVYQNLVLHNKIIRQEKSKVEQLKKQWKLLTRSNNIFGLNRSLSNLSITSSKSSISLPRNAGIIEARCKAIALKTLSFTKAKQIKLREYMSNSTPRIIKPVNPSPIQYRLEATLSSLASLNTTPMEIKNEIESPASKQTPVAKQTTTEKPKQQSPLASLNSIVARIGTNEINNVPMQSKIQTKQPTYTVAFPVTAGTKPLQTEKKSSPPVTLATNQISKSNDMVTSSQANTLILNVPSTVKSFPKVDSITFGTPGQKPEETILQKFTPKESGVKSSKDIVSSSDPTKVQSNLFNTSALKDVLSTDTSSTKVQEINLNASLKFGLATTTTPITKTDAAATFSFATPNTAAAIVKSTSQTMMPQSTVAQTFSFASKPSALTSSFSLKIPQTATTAPQTQESLNLTGLFTGLQSNNQTSVSSNNLNADSKFNYKPTFGTPGFQMSLGQISIGLASGTPTSETITTKTITPSVTIEKVASPESKAPTFPSPVQAVPATTTTTTAITTPSLFGDQSGTSNVSIFGGMSSSTTPTTSTVAATISGTGFGSQTATTMPMSIFGDFKTTPTTSTTTVTTTSSTASSFQTSLPQSTFGEAATNLSPASTASVNSSSTPSTLTFNTATTTSVTSPFGKSSALTMTTQFPSTPAVSSAANTFGTPIISPASIPFGSFTNTSIFGGVPTTTASTSIFSGSNTNSIFGGNTQASPSGSIFGGNATTMNSFSTPQKSLFDNNAQKSGSIFDGTPNTEFQYLYQQPSTIFEGSGSSMGMEQPVLGAQSGFGQAPAFGTKPVFGSAPSFGSTKPIFGDAFGATAFGATPAAPAFGSPPPMNSPPAIDNNASKVFGAVGGNSTFESLATQSGGLTFSSLAQKSPEAEKPPSFSGGSSFSSWR